From the genome of Halobacteriovorax marinus SJ:
TTCCAAAAGATATGATGCAAGTTCTACTGAATCAGCATCAAAAAGGGCACCCTGTAACACCTGAAGTTGTAGGCAAAGCAATGGGGAAGCCTGTTTTTGCGACTATCCCAAAAGATGATCAAACTTGTGTGATGGCACTAAACCAGAAGAAGCCAGTAATGGTTATTGCAAAGAAGAGTAACTTTGCTAAAGGTATTACAGAGTGTGCCAGAAAAATTATTCAAAAAAATATTTTAAAATCACTCGCAAAACTTAATAAACCTACAGATGTTGGGGCTAAGGCCGATTCTGGCGCTCCAATGGATGGGAAGACGAAGAGTGCTTGGACAGAATTAAAATCAAGAATTCATAAGGCCCTTGTTGATGAAATGGACTTAAAGAATTCAGACGACAATGATCCAAAAGCGGCCATCATTATGCGTGAGCAAACTAAGAAGATGGTTGTTGAACTTCTCGGCAAGGAAGACACTAAGAGTGTTTTCCAAACAAGAGAAGATATGAATAGAATCGTTAAGGAGATTTTGGATGAGGCCCTTGGACTTGGTCCTCTGGAAGATCTACTTGCCGATAAAGAATGTTCAGAGATTATGGTCGTAGGCCCTGATAAAATATTCTATGAAAAAAGTGGTAAGGTTAAAAAATCAGATATTACTTTCACTAATGATCGTCAGGTTCTCAATGTAATTGAAAGAATCGTTGCACCTATCGGAAGAAGGATTGATGAGAAGACTCCATACGTAGATGCTAGACTTAAAGATGGCTCCAGAGTTCACGCCATCATTCCACCTTCGGCCTTAGATGGTTGCTGTATTACAATTCGAAAATTTCCTGAAGAGGTTGTGACTTATAAAGACTATATAAAGTGGGGATCTCTCACGCAGAATATGGCCGACTTTCTTAGGATTGCAGTTGAAGGGCATAGAAATATTGTTGTTAGTGGTGGTACTGGTTCAGGTAAGACAACTCTAATTAATATTCTTGGAGGATTTATTCCTGCCAATGAACGTATCATTACTTGTGAGGACTCTGCTGAACTTAACTTTCCACAAGATCACGTCGTTCGTCTTGAAACGAGACCACCTTCGCTAGAGGGTGATGGGGAAATTGATATTCGTTGTCTGGTTAAACAAACACTAAGAATGAGACCTGAAAGAATCGTTGTTGGAGAGTGTCGTGGTGGTGAAACCCTGGATATGCTTCAGGCAATGGGGACAGGTCACGATGGATCGATGACAACAGTTCACTCTAATAATCCGAGAGAGTGTATTGGTCGTCTTGAGACATTAGTTCAATATGCAGGTGCCGGTTTAAGTCCAAAAGCAATTAGAGAGATGATCGCAAACTCTGTACATATGATTATTCAGCAAAAACGTCTGGATGATGGTTCTAGAAAGATGACTCATATTTCAGAGATTGGTGGTATTCAAGGTGATGTTGTCACACTTCAAGATATCTTTCTCTTCCAACAAAGAGATATTGATAAGAATGGTAAAATAATAGGTGAGTTTCAGGCCACAGGGTTTATTCCTAAGTTTATCGAAATTCTAGAGCGTAAAGGTTACAACGTTCCTCGTGGTCTCTTTAGTAATAGTGCCGGCGGTAGTGGAGGCGGTAGTACTCCTCCTCCTGCGAGTGGAGGCTCTAAAGCACCTGGTGGTGGCGATGCTAAGCCTAGGCCAAAACAGAGGCCTAATGGACAAAATAGACCTGTAAAGAAGAGGCCTAGTTAATGAGTTTCTTTATAGCTTTAATCGGAAAGTCAGGTGTCATTGGTCTAATAGGGTTTGCTCTATTCCTGCTGTGCTATAAGCACTCTCAAGGAATATTTGATTGGATCGAGAATCAAACTTTTGGTACTCGAAGCTATATTATGGAGAAGCTAGAACTTCTCTTTATTGAAATTCCTGAACAAAAAATTACTTACGCACTATTGGGTTGTTCTGTGGGGCTTGGGTGTTTTATGTTTCTACTCTTTGGTGTATTAGGCCAATGGGTAATAGGATTTATTCTTGGATTAATTTTTGGATTCATTGGTTTTAAAGTTCCAAAGCCATTAATTAATTATCTTGTGGATAGAAGAATAAATGCATATTCAGCACAAATGGTTGATGCGCTTACACTTCTCTCAAATGGTATTCGTGCAGGTCTCTCTGTTCCTCAGGCAATTGGGATGGTTGTAGACGAAATGCCTGCACCTGTTTCACAAGAGTTCAATATGATCTTACAGCAAAACAGGATTGGAGTACCTCTAGAGGAGTGCTTTGATAATCTTTCAAAAAGAATTCCTACAGAAGACAATGATATGTTTGTCTCTTCTATTAATATTCTAAGGGAAACCGGTGGTAACCTTGCCGAGGTTTTCGATACTATTGTTGACGTTATTCGAGAAAGGGTTCGCCTAAAACAAAAGATTGATACGTTTACAGCACAGGGTATGTTTCAGGGTCTAACAATCTTTCTCATGCCTTATGGTATTGGCCTCATCTACTTTGTCTCAGACCCAGAGTCTGTAAAGCCTATGTTCACACACCCTCTAGGAATAATCCTTACTTTGGCGGCGCTCGCTTTTGATTTTGCAGGGGGATTTGTGATTCTAAAGATAGTAAAAATAAAGGTTTAGCTACTTAGTGAAAATAGTTTAAAGTTCTGAACTCAATTTGCCGATATAATATACGAGAGAATTATAGTGCTCAAAAAAGGATTAATACATGAAGCTTGTTAAATTACTCCTATTATTATTTTTAATTCCTGCTACTGCGTTTGGTGGGGTTAATCTTAAGAACGGAAACTTCTACATTTCGTACACAGACATTATCGTCCCAGGTGGGGGACACGATTTAGAGGTCGTAAGAACTTATAACTCTAAGTCGACAGAGAAGGGTTGGTTCGGTTTTGGTTGGGGTTCTGATTATGAAACCTTTCTAACTGTTTCCGCTGATGGTTCCGTGGTTATCCACGAAAACGGAAGTGGTGCCAATACTAGATTTGTTCCAAAGGAAGCAGTTGATCCAGTATCTGCGGCTCAAAGAATTATTGAGGCAATGAGAAAGAGAACAAGTGTTACAGAGCAAGTTGCAAAGTCTCTAAAAGTTAAACTTTCAAACGATGCCGAGCTTAGACAAGCTTATGCTAGAAAGTTTAATGTTAAGGCTCAGCTAGCAAACGGAACAGTACTATTCTCAAATACGAGAGGACTACAACAAGTACACAAAATCAAAGATGGTTTTAAGCGTGTTTATAATGACGGTAAAGTTCAGTTCTTTAATAAGGACGGTAAACTTGCCAAGATTAAGGACAAGCACGGTTATACAATCTCTTTTGAGTATAAGAATGGAAACCTTTTAAAGATTAAAGATTCTCAAGCAAAGCAATTATTCTTTGAGTGGTTTCAAAATGGAAGAGTTAAGAGTATCTCTTCTACAGCGAATAAGAAAACAAGCTATAAATTTGAAGGTGATGATCTTGTAGAGTCTAAGGACGTTGCAGGAAATGTATTTAAGTATTCATACGATGCAAATCACAATATGAAGTCGATTACTTATTCAGATGGTTCAAAAATGGAAGTGGACTACACTCCAAGAACGCAATTTGTTCAATCTGTAAAAAGTAGAAGTGGTGATTTAACAAGCTATAAGTATGACTCTAATCCGAAGAACCCAGACTTCCATTACTGGACAACTGTGACTAAGAAGTCTCCAAATGGAAAATCTGTTTCAAATAAGTATGAGTATGAAATCAAAGCTAGACCAGATGGTTCTCAGTACACTTATAGAATTTTAACTCAAATCAATGGGCTAAAAACTGAGACGATTTACTCTGAGTGTTGTTCACTTCCTCTTAAAATTACGAGAGGAAATCATGTGACTTCTTTTGAGTACAACAAGAAGGGACTCTTAACTAAGAAGACTTCTACTAAAGGTGATTATATTGAGCTTTCTTACCACAAGAAGTTTAATAAGATTACAAAAGTTGTAAACAAGAAGGGATGGACTAACTTTAAGTATGATGAGAAGAGTGGAAACTTAGCTAAGGCAGAGAACAGCTTTGGGAAGTCAGTTCTTTTAATCTACGATAGAAAAGGTCGTATCACTAAGATGCATGACTATGATAAGAATACTAAGAAGAAGAGATCTCTATCATTTGTTTACAATGCTCAAGGTAAGCCAGTAGAAATCAAGATGGACTCAATTGGAAAAATTAATGTTCAGTATGATAACTATGGTGAGATTAAGAAAGTAGAATCGAAGGCCGGACATAAAATGGCACTTCAAGTAACTCAGGCGTTTCAATCATTACTTGCGATTGTTAAGCCAGCAGGAGTTAATCTTAATTTATAATGCCTAGTTTATAAGGCAGTAGGAGCAACGAGCTTTCAGTGACTTGCTCCATTAAATGAAGAGAATTGAAAAAGAGTGTATAATTAAAGTAAGTAAAGTTAGGAGTAAGATATGAAAAAAATTATTGCCATGCTTTTAGTATTAGGACTTTCATTCCCAGTGATGGCAGACGGTTCGTCAGATGGTGGCCTTGGGCAAAACACTGATGATAACGTAGAGTGTAGCCAGATCTTTCACGGTACAGCTCCGAAGCAGGAAGATGTAAGAGAAGGGGATAGCACTGCACCTCAACCGGGTACAGATGTTGGTAAGTAATCTTAAGTAAAATGTTTAATGATATAGACCCAGGCAATGCCTGGGTTTTTTTGTGTCTGTAAATAAAATTGTCACTGTCTAAAGAATAGACTCTCTTCAAATGATAAGTAATTGAAATTCAAACACGTAGTTTGGCATGATTTGTGCTCCTTAAAGTAGTATTACATATGGGAGAAAATTATGAAAAAACTATTATCTATGACAGCTTTATTATCACTTCTAACGCTTTCTTTCTCTAGCTATGCTGGTGTGGGAGAAGGGTCTACAGAGTGTATTAGAAACCAATCTACGCAAGCGAGAGTTGCAGGCAAATCTAAAGCAGCAAAGGAAGAAACAGTAAAAGAATCTTCTGAGCAAGAGAAATCATCTTCAGTTCAAAAATAATAAGCTAATTTTCTGGGCCAAGTTCCTTGGCCCTATATTCCATCCGTACATTCCTATTTATCAGTGCTATAATTTCTTATCTATTCAAATTGGAAGTAAGAATGTTTGACAGTATTGAAGCATTAATTAAGACACAGAGAGAGCATATTTTAAGTGGTCTGCATATAGACTATAAGAAGAGAATAGAGCTCTTGGATAAGACTAGTGAGGCCATAAGTAAGTATGAGAAAGATATTCTCGATGCCCTTTCTAAGGACTTGGGAAAGCCAAGTTACGAGTCTCAGATATCAGAAATACTCTTCGTCCAAAACGAAATAAGACATATTAAAAAAGGTCTTAAGAAGTGGATGAAAAAAGAGAAGGTAAAAACCCCTCTTCTCCACTTTCCGGCCAAGAGTTATATTCAATCCGAAGCCTATGGGAGTGTTCTTATCATTGCTCCTTGGAATTACCCATTTCAACTTCTTTTCTCCCCTTTGGTGGGAGCAATTGCAGCAGGAAATAGGGTCATAGCAAAACCTAGTGAGATCTCTTCCCACACTTCAGAAATTATAGCGAAGATTATTTCCGAAAGTTTTGAGAGCGAATATATTGGCTGTGTCACCGGTGGAGTTGAAGAGACGACTTATCTCCTAGATCAGAAGTTTGACTATATATTCTATACTGGAAATGGTGTCGTCGGGCGAATCGTAATGGAGAAGGCCTCGAAGAACTTAACTCCTGTGACTTTGGAGTTGGGAGGAAAGAGTCCTACTTTTGTATTTGGCGATAACGATCTTGATCTAGTTGCAAAGAGAATAATATCTGGGAAGTTCTTCAATGCTGGGCAAACGTGCATTGCTCCTGACTATATACTAGTTCAAGAGGATAAGTATGAATCCCTAGTGGATAACTTAAGGAAATATATTCTCAAGTTCTACGGAAAAGATCCAAAAAAGAGTAAAGACTATGGAAGAGTTATTAACTCTCGTCACTTGGAGAGATTGAAGTCGTATATCGAGTCTGAAGATATTCTCTGTGGTGGTGAAGTTGATGAACAGGAGAGGTATCTCGCCCCAACATTGGTAGGGGCTTCTGGAAGTTCTTCGGTAATGAGAGAAGAAATCTTTGGTCCAATTCTTCCCATCGTAAAAATGACCAATTTAAAAAGTGCTATAGACTTTGTAATAGAGCGTGATAAGCCATTGGCAATGTATAT
Proteins encoded in this window:
- a CDS encoding aldehyde dehydrogenase family protein, translating into MFDSIEALIKTQREHILSGLHIDYKKRIELLDKTSEAISKYEKDILDALSKDLGKPSYESQISEILFVQNEIRHIKKGLKKWMKKEKVKTPLLHFPAKSYIQSEAYGSVLIIAPWNYPFQLLFSPLVGAIAAGNRVIAKPSEISSHTSEIIAKIISESFESEYIGCVTGGVEETTYLLDQKFDYIFYTGNGVVGRIVMEKASKNLTPVTLELGGKSPTFVFGDNDLDLVAKRIISGKFFNAGQTCIAPDYILVQEDKYESLVDNLRKYILKFYGKDPKKSKDYGRVINSRHLERLKSYIESEDILCGGEVDEQERYLAPTLVGASGSSSVMREEIFGPILPIVKMTNLKSAIDFVIERDKPLAMYIFSRDEKIVNSILKRVSAGGVTINDTLMHITNDKLPFGGVGESGMGGYHGKSSFDLFSHKKSIFRASTRIDPPLKYPPYFGKLKIVRWLLRFFG
- a CDS encoding DUF6531 domain-containing protein, yielding MKLVKLLLLLFLIPATAFGGVNLKNGNFYISYTDIIVPGGGHDLEVVRTYNSKSTEKGWFGFGWGSDYETFLTVSADGSVVIHENGSGANTRFVPKEAVDPVSAAQRIIEAMRKRTSVTEQVAKSLKVKLSNDAELRQAYARKFNVKAQLANGTVLFSNTRGLQQVHKIKDGFKRVYNDGKVQFFNKDGKLAKIKDKHGYTISFEYKNGNLLKIKDSQAKQLFFEWFQNGRVKSISSTANKKTSYKFEGDDLVESKDVAGNVFKYSYDANHNMKSITYSDGSKMEVDYTPRTQFVQSVKSRSGDLTSYKYDSNPKNPDFHYWTTVTKKSPNGKSVSNKYEYEIKARPDGSQYTYRILTQINGLKTETIYSECCSLPLKITRGNHVTSFEYNKKGLLTKKTSTKGDYIELSYHKKFNKITKVVNKKGWTNFKYDEKSGNLAKAENSFGKSVLLIYDRKGRITKMHDYDKNTKKKRSLSFVYNAQGKPVEIKMDSIGKINVQYDNYGEIKKVESKAGHKMALQVTQAFQSLLAIVKPAGVNLNL
- a CDS encoding type II secretion system F family protein, coding for MSFFIALIGKSGVIGLIGFALFLLCYKHSQGIFDWIENQTFGTRSYIMEKLELLFIEIPEQKITYALLGCSVGLGCFMFLLFGVLGQWVIGFILGLIFGFIGFKVPKPLINYLVDRRINAYSAQMVDALTLLSNGIRAGLSVPQAIGMVVDEMPAPVSQEFNMILQQNRIGVPLEECFDNLSKRIPTEDNDMFVSSINILRETGGNLAEVFDTIVDVIRERVRLKQKIDTFTAQGMFQGLTIFLMPYGIGLIYFVSDPESVKPMFTHPLGIILTLAALAFDFAGGFVILKIVKIKV
- a CDS encoding ATPase, T2SS/T4P/T4SS family is translated as MAGHIITIIGGKGGQGKSQVAANLAFAYAVESRQKVMLLDFDKNASGDQNFITGIKSKKTVKDLSEFSGAIDPRSIMQFLTPHPAGVNYIGMPSDPTASNSINADGLGKTLKAITNIFPLTIIDAGSEMNDLAAKALEFSTMIFLVVTPDILALNQTKRLYSDLVTMMFPKDMMQVLLNQHQKGHPVTPEVVGKAMGKPVFATIPKDDQTCVMALNQKKPVMVIAKKSNFAKGITECARKIIQKNILKSLAKLNKPTDVGAKADSGAPMDGKTKSAWTELKSRIHKALVDEMDLKNSDDNDPKAAIIMREQTKKMVVELLGKEDTKSVFQTREDMNRIVKEILDEALGLGPLEDLLADKECSEIMVVGPDKIFYEKSGKVKKSDITFTNDRQVLNVIERIVAPIGRRIDEKTPYVDARLKDGSRVHAIIPPSALDGCCITIRKFPEEVVTYKDYIKWGSLTQNMADFLRIAVEGHRNIVVSGGTGSGKTTLINILGGFIPANERIITCEDSAELNFPQDHVVRLETRPPSLEGDGEIDIRCLVKQTLRMRPERIVVGECRGGETLDMLQAMGTGHDGSMTTVHSNNPRECIGRLETLVQYAGAGLSPKAIREMIANSVHMIIQQKRLDDGSRKMTHISEIGGIQGDVVTLQDIFLFQQRDIDKNGKIIGEFQATGFIPKFIEILERKGYNVPRGLFSNSAGGSGGGSTPPPASGGSKAPGGGDAKPRPKQRPNGQNRPVKKRPS